DNA from Quercus lobata isolate SW786 chromosome 1, ValleyOak3.0 Primary Assembly, whole genome shotgun sequence:
TTGTAGATATAATAAATTAGTAATTAGAAaccggggaaaaaaaaaacaaagaatcaCTTAAGTTGATGGCCTTTTATCTGTGGAATAAAAGTGCACAATTCTGAATTTGTAGTTACTTTCTCAATTTTGGTAGTGGTAGAAATGTAATAGTCAATTCTAAAAATAGGACTTCGACTTTGAAAACTAGCAATTCATACCCTTGCCGTTAATTGACCCAAAAAAACGACGttgttttggatagaaaattGACATATTTGTAATAGTAGTGTGTAAATTGCAAGATTTGAAAGGCGAGGAGCCTGATTTAGAAGTGATGCTAAACTTAGACGGCGTAAAGTGCATTTTAGGTTTTTAGCTGAATGTAAATAATATccactcaaaataataataataattgcatAATGGGAGTGTTTTTATATATGGATCAATCAATCTGGTCAAGattatgaaattttgaaaaatattggaATGACTCATGTTGTTAGCTGAATATTTGTATCTTTGTTTCTACAAATTTTTCTACCGTGtaattttttacatatttctATAGCTAAcaaagtattattttattttatatatatatatatatatatatatatatattttttttttttttaattaggtaACCAACTAACCATTTGAAAATGGATGAAAGTGGTCTTAATCGAAGTTCAAAAAAACATAAGCTAAATGAAGAACAAGGCATTGTTGATGGGAACACCAAATGTTTAGAGAATTTACCTGAAGAGATTCTTCGATACATCATTTCCTTACTTCCAACAAATGATGCTGTTAGAACAAGCATACTTTGTAAGAGGTGGGAATATCTGTGGACTTCCATTCCAAATCTTGGTTTTAAAAAAGGATCAAAGGCTAAGAGAAAACTTTTCATGAATTTTGTGGAGAGAGTGCTTCTTCTTCATGACTCCTCTGATATCAAACAATTCACCCTCTATTGTGATGTGCTACATGATGGCGATGCATCTCGTATAAAAGCATGGATCTCTTCTGCAATAAGGCATAATGTTCAAGAGTTGGTTTTCGACCTCAACATATCTGAAGAACAATTTTCATTGCCTCGTTGCTTGTTTACTTGTGTGACACTGACAAAGTTACAATTTGATATGCCCTGTGTACTCAAAATTCCTCCTACAATTTATTTCACAAATCTCAAGATCTTGACTGTTGGAAATGTTACATTTTCGGATGACTACACAACCCAGAAGCTATTTTCTGGACTGCCAGTCCTTGAGGAAATGTTTTTAGAGTACTGTATCTGGGTGAATCTCACAGCTGTGAGTATTTCTTCTCCCAAGCTTCATCGCCTGCGCATAATTGATGATGAGCAAAATTCAGATGATGAGGATGGTTGCCAGGTCATGATTTTTGGACCTGGCCTCAAAACATTTACTTACTGTGGTCCAATCTGCAATGACTATTGCTTATATAACTCATGTTCACTAGAAAGAGTAGTGATTAATGCTT
Protein-coding regions in this window:
- the LOC115956613 gene encoding F-box/LRR-repeat protein At4g14103-like, translated to MDESGLNRSSKKHKLNEEQGIVDGNTKCLENLPEEILRYIISLLPTNDAVRTSILCKRWEYLWTSIPNLGFKKGSKAKRKLFMNFVERVLLLHDSSDIKQFTLYCDVLHDGDASRIKAWISSAIRHNVQELVFDLNISEEQFSLPRCLFTCVTLTKLQFDMPCVLKIPPTIYFTNLKILTVGNVTFSDDYTTQKLFSGLPVLEEMFLEYCIWVNLTAVSISSPKLHRLRIIDDEQNSDDEDGCQVMIFGPGLKTFTYCGPICNDYCLYNSCSLERVVINACDPGKTARQVAYRMYRLLSGLSTIKKLKLSSGAVEVLNSAAELLPHVPMFNNVTHLEFDDGPTYLDRVALSTILEKFPRLNTLEFPEGINLSVNCKNADGIPAPVPPCFLSHLRCIKVYCYAEVQNQLPAIKNLLKNAVALDKIVISSNNHFARDFEKQLMEFPRGSKNCKFIIY